The proteins below come from a single Eptesicus fuscus isolate TK198812 chromosome 5, DD_ASM_mEF_20220401, whole genome shotgun sequence genomic window:
- the KLHL33 gene encoding kelch-like protein 33, whose product MSVSASERRPPDRGRVSLPIQKDGRGFPSPGRRNPSWPQTPDDDPSLPPFPLEEPGPRSVAPGDLPSPTLSLEEEEEEEEDDEEGAAEPEGLRSEEHPRQFFAEAQRLREQRLLLDEEVSVEGRVYGAHRVILAAVSSLFRGRLRDGLGPRPPFSLDVAPKAWEAVLTFAYEGVLSPAPLGHVLAAAKALGAPRVEAAARRQPKKAGGARDEEKPPGQAEELRESLRGIELLYQEGVGCDLELEAGGCRLRVHRAALACGSEFFGAMLLSGMKESQGTQVSLRTISAQDLRLLVSFAYSGVVRARWPGLLRAAQAALQYQSSSCLALCETALARGLSPARCLALFPMAEVPGLERLWSKARNYLLTHLPAVTLCPTFPSLPAACLAQLLENDELHMQEEFEAFAAARCWLAANPETQESEAKALLRCVRFGRMSTKELRRVRAAGLPPPLPPDLLLQLIVESEIPGRERRREPDQALVVIGGDGLRSDMAIKEPSRGVWWARAFRCGTGLVRTVEWGRLPALPAPGRFRHGAVSLAGSEIYVCGGQDYYSHSNTLASTLRWDPSQEDWKEMAPLCQARSFFPLVVLDGLLYALGGRANGVALNSVETYDPELNVWRPAPALPAPRFAHAAALLEGRLYISGGCNGTSQFLTSLLHYDPKLKKPGTLLSPMGVARAGHVMAALGGRLYVAGGLGETGDLLSFEAYDPKTDSWTHLVPLPSPHVGAAGAVLQGEFLVLGGYSHLTYALSHLIHAYSPGLGRWLCLGTLPRPRAEMPACILTRPTVQHIGLGPTGHQTKPAR is encoded by the exons ATGAGCGTCTCGGCCTCGGAACGTCGTCCCCCGGACCGGGGGCGCGTCTCCCTCCCCATCCAGAAGGATGGCCGCGGCTTCCCCTCGCCCGGCCGGAGAAACCCGTCCTGGCCCCAGACCCCGGACGACGATCCCAGTttgcccccctttcctctggaagAGCCCGGCCCCAGGTCCGTGGCCCCGGGGgaccttccctctcccaccttgtccctggaggaggaggaggaggaggaggaagacgacGAGGAAGGCGCGGCGGAGCCCGAGGGGCTGCGCAGCGAGGAGCATCCCCGACAGTTTTTCGCGGAGGCGCAGCGGCTGCGGGAGCAGAGGCTGCTGCTGGATGAAGAGGTGTCCGTGGAGGGGCGAGTGTACGGGGCGCATCGGGTGATCTTGGCCGCAGTTAGCAGCCTTTTTCGAGGCAGGCTGCGGGACGGCCTTGGTCCGCGACCCCCCTTCAGCCTCGACGTGGCCCCCAAGGCCTGGGAGGCCGTGCTGACCTTTGCCTATGAGGGGGTGCTCAGTCCCGCCCCGCTGGGGCACGTGCTGGCGGCAGCCAAGGCCCTGGGAGCACCCCGTGTGGAGGCCGCGGCCAGGCGGCAACCCAAGAAGGCTGGAGGCGCCCGGGACGAAGAAAAGCCGCCCGGCCAGGCGGAGGAGCTGAGGGAGAGCCTGCGCGGCATTGAGCTCTTATACCAAGAGGGCGTCGGGTGCGACCTGGAGCTGgaggcaggcggctgcaggctgaggg TGCACcgagcagccctggcctgtggcaGCGAGTTCTTTGGGGCCATGCTCCTGAGTGGGATGAAGGAATCCCAGGGCACACAGGTGTCTCTGCGCACCATCTCCGCCCAGGACCTGCGACTCCTCGTCTCTTTTGCCTACTCTGGGGTTGTGCGGGCAAGATGGCCAGGACTGCTGAGAGCTGCCCAGGCGGCCCTGCAGTACCAGAGCTCTTCCTGCCTAGCTCTGTGCGAGACAGCCTTGGCACGGGGCCTCAGCCCTGCCCGTTGCCTGGCCCTCTTCCCCATGGCGGAAGTCCCTGGGTTGGAGAGGCTCTGGAGCAAAGCCCGTAATTACCTCCTCACCCACCTGCCCGCTGTGACCTTGTGCCCTACTTTCCCTTCTTTGccggctgcctgcctggctcAACTCCTGGAAAACGATGAACTACACATGCAGGAGGAGTTTGAGGCTTTTGCAGCCGCACGATGTTGGCTTGCAGCCAACCCTGAGACCCAGGAGTCCGAGGCCAAGGCCCTGCTTCGATGTGTCCGCTTTGGCCGTATGTCCACCAAGGAGCTTCGGAGAGTACGGGCAGCTGGGctgcctccacccctgcccccagactTGCTGCTTCAACTGATAGTGGAGTCTGAGATTCCAGGTCGAGAGAGGCGGAGGGAGCCTGACCAGGCTTTGGTGGTGATTGGCGGGGACGGGCTCAGATCAGACATGGCCATAAAAGAGCCGTCCCGAGGAGTGTGGTGGGCCCGGGCCTTCCGCTGCGGCACGGGACTGGTCCGAACTGTGGAGTGGGGCCGGCTGccggccctgcctgccccaggaCGCTTCCGGCAtggggctgtgagcctggcaGGAAGTGAAATCTACGTGTGTGGGGGACAGGATTACTACAGCCACTCCAACACCTTGGCTTCCACTCTCAG GTGGGACCCCAGTCAAGAGGACTGGAAGGAGATGGCACCTTTGTGCCAGGCTCGGAGTTTTTTCCCTCTGGTGGTACTGGATGGACTACTTTATGCCCTGGGTGGACGAGCCAATGGTGTTGCCCTAAACTCTGTGGAGACCTATGACCCCGAGCTCAACGTCTGGAG GCCAGCACCTGCACTTCCAGCACCACGCTTTGCCCATGCAGCTGCTCTTTTGGAGGGCCGATTGTACATCAGCGGGGGCTGCAATGGGACTAGCCAATTCCTGACCTCATTACTGCACTATGACCCTAAACTCAAGAAACCAGGGACACTTCTGAGCCCTATGGGGGTAGCTCGAGCTGGCCATGTCATGGCTGCTCTGGGTGGGCGGTTGTATGTAGCAGGTGGGTTAGGTGAGACTGGGGACCTGCTGAGCTTTGAAGCCTATGATCCAAAGACTGATAGCTGGACTCACCTGgtacctctgccctccccccacgtGGGAGCTGCAGGAGCTGTGCTGCAGGGAGAGTTCCTGGTGCTGGGGGGCTACAGCCACCTTACTTACGCCCTCTCCCACCTTATCCATGCTTACTCTCCTGGCCTGGGCCGATGGCTCTGCCTGGGAACTCTGCCAAGGCCTCGGGCTGAGATGCCTGCCTGCATCCTGACTCGGCCCACAGTGCAGCACATAGGTTTGGGTCCCACAGGGCACCAAACCAAACCTGCCAGGTGA